One Bufo gargarizans isolate SCDJY-AF-19 chromosome 3, ASM1485885v1, whole genome shotgun sequence DNA segment encodes these proteins:
- the LOC122930764 gene encoding uncharacterized protein LOC122930764 isoform X12, giving the protein MATTTPTPLQISCLSGSIPYCYCCRHYYPYTAADLLPVRFHTILILLPALLPLHSCRSPACQVPYHTILLLSWLLLTVLLHLHNGASPALFVRFHTVLLLPALLPLHSCRSPDCQVPYHTATAAGTTTPTQLQISCLSGSIPYRTAAVMATIASTTTPTQLQISCLSGSIPYCYCCRHFYPYTAADLLPVRFHTIPYCCCHGYYYPYTAADLLPVRFLTIPYCCSHGYYCQYYYTYTVAHLLPYLSGSTLCCCCLKKGRICGPFIQNKPLLFPILPHVYKHWQVSPIRDNIWKDYYFLFKSPFTRP; this is encoded by the coding sequence acccctacacagctgcagatCTCCTGCCTGTCAGATTCCACACCATACTGATACTGCTGCCGgcactactacccctacatagCTGCAGATCTCCTGCCTGTCAGGTTCCATATCATACCATACTGCTGCTGTCATGGCTACTATTGACAGTTCTACTACACCTACACAATGGCGCATCTCCTGCCTTATTTGTCAGGTTCCATACCGTACTGCTGCTGCCggcactactacccctacacagctgcagatCTCCTGACTGTCAGGTTCCATACCATACTGCTACTGCTGCCggcactactacccctacacagctgcagatCTCCTGCCTGTCAGGTTCCATACCATACCGTACTGCTGCAGTCATGGCTACTATTGCcagtactactacccctacacagctgcagatCTCCTGCCTGTCAGGTTCCATACCATACTGCTACTGCTGCCGGCACttctacccctacacagctgcagatCTCCTGCCTGTCAGGTTCCATACCATACCGTACTGCTGCTGTCatggctactactacccctacacagctgcagatCTCCTGCCTGTCAGGTTCCTTACCATACCGTACTGCTGCAGTCATGGCTACTATTGCCAGTACTACTACACCTACACAgtggcacatctcctgccttattTGTCAGGTTCCACACTGTGCTGTTGCTGCTTGAAAAAAGGGAGAATTTGTGGACCATTTATTCAGAACAAGCCGCTGCTTTTTCCGATATTACCACATGTGTATAAACACTGGCAGGTGTCTCCAATAAGGGACAATATATggaaagattattattttttgtttaagagcccattcacacgtccgtag